From the genome of Vicia villosa cultivar HV-30 ecotype Madison, WI linkage group LG2, Vvil1.0, whole genome shotgun sequence, one region includes:
- the LOC131649786 gene encoding uncharacterized protein LOC131649786, with translation MSSLPNNSSSSVNRLDIMFLLYLMCKFQVQDSDNQFTDDDYIYDKEEEKLEFEIEDDKLCPYQDEGLRAIYQEESRIEAEVVYRILNSKAHTLKPNSGQTIMIRESSIAVEFRVDEEGEHIVWEWHGHIPRYTEEHKFSLEYIYGNYFQRIVHEEGHTTPPRVVAANL, from the coding sequence ATGAGCTCCCTTCCGAACAACTCTTCCTCCTCCGTCAACCGCCTCGACATCATGTTCCTCCTCTACCTAATGTGCAAGTTTCAGGTTCAAGACTCTGACAACCAATTTACCGATGATGACTACATTTAtgacaaagaagaagaaaaattagaaTTCGAAATTGAAGATGATAAGCTTTGCCCCTACCAAGACGAGGGACTACGCGCGATTTACCAAGAAGAATCTCGGATTGAAGCTGAAGTCGTTTACCGAATCCTGAATAGCAAAGCTCATACCTTGAAGCCTAATTCGGGTCAAACAATTATGATTCGTGAAAGTAGCATCGCTGTTGAGTTTCGTGTGGATGAAGAAGGTGAGCATATTGTTTGGGAATGGCATGGTCATATTCCGAGGTATACTGAGGAGCATAAATTTTCTCTTGAGTATATTTATGGGAATTACTTTCAAAGAATTGTACATGAGGAGGGTCATACTACACCGCCTCGAGTAGTTGCAGCAAATCTCTAG